The following proteins come from a genomic window of Tepidiforma thermophila:
- a CDS encoding NADH-quinone oxidoreductase subunit J, translated as MATEVIWWVFAVLITILSAGVVFSRSVIHSAIFLIGSLAGVGVMFVILTVEFLALTQFLIYGGAVTVLVLLALMLTRADPSGRAEKVNGPQAPFALLAGIGVAAVLLVAGLSTEWAGNTEAPTNIAIETISQRLFEDYGLPFILASVLLLVALIGAIIVARQEEGE; from the coding sequence ATGGCAACGGAAGTCATCTGGTGGGTCTTCGCCGTCCTCATCACCATCCTCTCGGCCGGCGTCGTCTTCTCCCGCTCAGTCATCCACTCCGCCATCTTCCTCATCGGCAGCCTCGCCGGCGTAGGCGTCATGTTTGTCATCCTGACCGTCGAGTTCCTCGCGCTCACCCAGTTCCTCATCTACGGCGGCGCCGTCACCGTGCTCGTCCTCCTCGCCCTCATGCTCACCCGCGCCGACCCCAGCGGCCGCGCCGAAAAGGTCAACGGCCCCCAGGCGCCCTTCGCCCTCCTCGCCGGGATTGGCGTGGCGGCCGTCCTGCTGGTCGCCGGGCTGAGCACCGAATGGGCTGGCAACACCGAAGCGCCGACGAACATCGCTATCGAAACCATCAGCCAGCGGCTGTTCGAGGACTACGGCCTCCCCTTCATCCTCGCCTCCGTCCTCTTGCTGGTAGCCCTGATTGGGGCCATCATCGTCGCTCGGCAGGAGGAGGGCGAGTAG
- a CDS encoding complex I subunit 4 family protein, translating into MTFDEGQGYVVLATIAVPLLAALILVFTPGSQKMAVRYISAVTGAILAALSIYIFTAYQVDGDQAQMNLRWTWVENTAFLGENGIALRLAVDGISALLALLTGVVAFAGALASWKIEYRNKDFYILYWILLAGVFGTFFAYDLFFFFFFYELAVMPLYLLIGVWGSTRKEYGAAKLTLMLVGGSVLIWIGIFAVFHQANIGTFDLPSLWAAGQNGAISPTAQKVIFPLMAVGCGVLAALWPFHTWSPDGHMSAPTAVSMVHAGVLMKLGAFGIIRLGIQLLPEGAEFWMPALMVLGTIGAVYGATAALTQRDFKLISGYSSVSHMGYVLMGLATMNTIGITGAVLQMFSHGVMTALVFLMIGALYDQAHTRDMKEFGGLAKVMPLWVIFYAIAGLANVGLPGFSGFTAEFHIFVGTFRTYPVFGALAIFAAALAAAYMLRMFATVFFGPTNPHWKDLKDLTPIERLSGAMLIASIVIMGVWWAPFTDRVGHTVTLLPGVTG; encoded by the coding sequence ATGACCTTCGACGAAGGCCAGGGCTACGTCGTCCTTGCCACCATCGCCGTGCCGCTCCTCGCGGCACTCATCCTCGTCTTCACCCCCGGCTCCCAAAAGATGGCCGTCCGGTACATCTCCGCGGTCACCGGCGCCATCCTCGCCGCGCTCTCCATCTACATCTTCACCGCCTACCAGGTCGATGGCGACCAGGCCCAGATGAACCTCCGATGGACCTGGGTCGAAAACACCGCCTTCCTCGGCGAAAACGGCATCGCCCTCCGCCTCGCCGTCGACGGTATCTCTGCCCTCCTCGCCCTCCTTACCGGCGTCGTCGCCTTCGCCGGCGCCCTCGCCAGCTGGAAAATCGAGTACCGCAACAAAGACTTCTACATCCTCTACTGGATCCTCCTCGCCGGCGTCTTCGGCACCTTCTTCGCCTACGACCTCTTCTTTTTCTTCTTCTTCTACGAACTCGCGGTCATGCCGCTCTACCTCCTCATCGGCGTCTGGGGCTCCACCCGCAAGGAGTACGGCGCCGCCAAGCTCACGCTGATGCTGGTCGGCGGCTCGGTGCTCATCTGGATCGGCATCTTTGCCGTCTTCCACCAGGCCAACATCGGCACCTTCGACCTCCCCTCGCTCTGGGCTGCCGGCCAAAACGGCGCCATCAGCCCAACCGCCCAAAAGGTCATCTTCCCGCTCATGGCCGTCGGCTGCGGCGTCCTCGCCGCTCTCTGGCCGTTCCACACCTGGTCCCCCGACGGCCACATGTCGGCGCCCACCGCCGTCTCCATGGTCCATGCCGGCGTCCTCATGAAGCTCGGCGCCTTCGGCATCATCCGCCTCGGCATCCAGCTCCTGCCCGAGGGCGCCGAGTTCTGGATGCCCGCCCTCATGGTCCTCGGCACGATCGGCGCCGTCTACGGCGCAACCGCTGCCCTCACCCAGCGCGACTTCAAGCTCATCTCCGGCTACAGCTCCGTCAGCCACATGGGCTACGTCCTCATGGGCCTCGCCACCATGAACACCATCGGGATAACCGGCGCCGTCCTCCAGATGTTCTCCCATGGGGTGATGACCGCCCTCGTCTTCCTCATGATCGGCGCCCTCTACGACCAGGCCCATACGCGCGACATGAAGGAATTCGGCGGCCTCGCGAAGGTCATGCCCCTCTGGGTCATCTTCTACGCCATCGCCGGCCTCGCCAACGTCGGCCTGCCCGGCTTCTCCGGCTTCACCGCTGAATTCCACATCTTCGTCGGCACCTTCCGCACCTACCCGGTCTTCGGCGCCCTTGCCATCTTCGCCGCCGCGCTCGCCGCCGCCTACATGCTCCGCATGTTCGCGACCGTCTTCTTCGGTCCCACCAATCCCCACTGGAAGGATTTGAAAGACCTCACCCCCATCGAACGCCTCTCCGGCGCCATGCTCATCGCCTCCATCGTCATCATGGGCGTCTGGTGGGCACCCTTCACCGACCGGGTAGGCCATACCGTCACCCTCCTCCCGGGGGTCACTGGCTGA
- a CDS encoding NADH-quinone oxidoreductase subunit N, with protein sequence MRDYALFIPEYIACGVALLIIAIELFAPKVRKDTLAYLTALGALAWFAAGLAFLDRDPKSYQGLFLSDDFTSFFRLLAAGIVFVVALMSAEFLKRHKGVDHGEFYGLLLVAGSAMTVMAGATELLTAYLALEVLSFSLYILVGILKRDLRSNEASLKYILLGAFSSALFLYGLSLVYGTAGTTSYAGIAEAYASRDSGLDPAVVVGLMLILAGVGFKVSAAPFHMWAPDAYEGAPLPITAFLSTLSKAAGFALILRLFSSAFVTDAETWRWAFLALAALTMTVGNLIAIQQKNLKRLVAYSSIGQVGYMLISIAALGYGDAQVGINATSGLLVHLVGYIVTTLALFSALTAAVNRTGSEEIAGLRGLAETQPFLALVITASLFSFAGLPFFAGFATKLFLLQGATTDETIWVVALAVLNSFISLYYYLMVIRQMYLFDPVGDASRYRVQPVLWGLAAVLLVGILFIGMYPGPAFEFSEQAARPLFDAASAAAAARVQAP encoded by the coding sequence ATGCGCGATTACGCACTCTTCATCCCTGAATACATCGCCTGCGGCGTCGCCCTCCTGATCATCGCCATCGAACTCTTCGCCCCGAAGGTCCGCAAAGATACCCTCGCCTACCTCACCGCACTCGGCGCGCTCGCCTGGTTCGCCGCCGGCCTCGCCTTCCTCGACCGCGACCCGAAGTCGTACCAGGGGCTCTTCCTCAGCGACGATTTCACCAGCTTCTTCCGCCTCCTCGCCGCCGGCATCGTCTTCGTCGTCGCCCTCATGTCCGCCGAATTCCTGAAGCGCCACAAGGGCGTCGACCACGGCGAGTTCTACGGGCTCCTCCTCGTCGCCGGCTCCGCCATGACCGTCATGGCCGGCGCCACCGAACTCCTCACCGCCTACCTGGCCCTCGAAGTCCTCTCCTTCTCCCTCTACATCCTCGTCGGCATCCTCAAGCGCGACCTCCGCTCCAACGAGGCCAGCCTCAAGTACATCCTCCTCGGCGCATTCTCCAGCGCCCTCTTCCTCTACGGCCTCTCGCTCGTCTACGGCACCGCCGGCACCACCAGCTATGCCGGCATCGCCGAAGCCTACGCCAGCCGCGATTCCGGCCTCGACCCGGCCGTCGTCGTCGGCCTGATGCTCATCCTCGCCGGCGTCGGCTTCAAAGTCTCCGCCGCCCCCTTCCACATGTGGGCCCCCGACGCCTACGAAGGCGCGCCGCTCCCCATCACCGCCTTCCTCTCCACCCTCTCCAAGGCGGCCGGCTTTGCGCTCATCCTCCGCCTCTTCTCCAGCGCATTCGTCACCGACGCCGAGACCTGGCGCTGGGCCTTCCTCGCCCTCGCCGCCCTCACCATGACCGTCGGCAACCTCATCGCCATCCAGCAGAAGAACCTCAAGCGGCTCGTCGCCTACTCCTCCATCGGCCAGGTCGGCTACATGCTCATCTCCATCGCCGCCCTCGGCTACGGCGACGCCCAGGTCGGCATCAACGCCACCAGCGGTCTCCTCGTTCACCTCGTCGGCTACATCGTCACCACCCTCGCGCTCTTCTCTGCCCTCACCGCCGCCGTCAACCGCACCGGCAGTGAAGAGATCGCCGGCCTCCGCGGGCTCGCCGAAACCCAGCCCTTCCTCGCCCTCGTCATCACCGCCTCCCTCTTCTCCTTCGCCGGCCTCCCCTTCTTCGCAGGCTTCGCGACCAAGCTCTTCCTCCTCCAGGGCGCCACCACCGACGAAACCATCTGGGTCGTCGCCCTCGCCGTCCTCAACAGCTTCATCAGCCTCTACTACTACCTCATGGTCATCCGCCAGATGTACCTCTTCGACCCCGTCGGCGATGCCAGCCGCTACCGCGTCCAGCCCGTGCTCTGGGGCCTGGCCGCCGTGCTCCTGGTCGGCATCCTCTTCATCGGCATGTACCCCGGGCCCGCCTTCGAATTCTCCGAGCAGGCCGCCCGCCCGCTCTTCGATGCCGCCTCCGCCGCTGCCGCGGCCCGCGTGCAGGCCCCCTGA
- the secA gene encoding preprotein translocase subunit SecA, translating into MPKLGFLNRILGDSNERELRRLQKIVDEINDLAPETEALSDEQLAAKTAEFKERLAQGETLDDLLPEAFAVTREMAARKVGERPYDVQLMGGIVLHEGRIAEMRTGEGKTLTAVAPVYLNALLGRGVHVVTVNDYLARRDAAWYGPVYHALGMSVGVIQNAGISFMYEPGYEPETEGPATGYKDLRPATRKEVYQADITYGTNNEFGFDYLRDNMVREWEDKAQRDLYFAIVDEVDNILIDEARTPLIISGQAEEASATYIKFARAVKGLREEIDYVIDHKAKHVALTEEGIERVERALGIRNIFEGDPRLARHLEAALDAEYLKRIDRDYVVRDGEVIIVDEFTGRLMPGRRWSHGIHQAVEAKEGVPIQRESITYATITFQNLFRLYEKLAGMTGTAETEAEEFHKIYGLDVVVIPTHRPMIRVDHPDVVYINERAKFNAVVNEIEEMHRIGRPVLVGTTSIEKSEYLSSLLARRGIPHQVLNAKHHEREALIVAQAGQRGAVTIATNMAGRGTDIKLGPGVAELGGLHVIGTERHESRRIDNQLRGRAGRQGDPGSSRFFVSFGDDIMKRFAPDWVPGMMQKLGMTEDMPLESRMVTRAIEQAQQKVEGHNFDIRKRLVEFDDVINEHRKQIYSQRDKILRGVDTRANVLEEMLFREIERITENVNPDDFESLELAHAELREIFLPEDLPTIEEMAELRDELTDELLDRAEDRYEQMEAAIGPENMRKVEHWLLLEAIDTHWREHLTAIEELRQSIGLQAYAQVDPLVAFKREGHDMYQQLVQNIRRQVARTIFKVRVVQQPAPQPAPAPVGDGAAAPAPAQKAAPILAKASGPSPEEIRRLGAAPQAGGKGSSAAKRRKLIR; encoded by the coding sequence ATGCCGAAACTTGGTTTTCTCAATCGCATCCTCGGCGACTCCAACGAGCGGGAGCTGAGGCGCCTGCAAAAAATCGTCGACGAAATCAACGACCTCGCCCCCGAGACCGAAGCGCTCTCCGATGAGCAGCTCGCCGCGAAAACCGCCGAATTCAAGGAGCGGCTCGCCCAGGGCGAAACCCTCGATGACCTCCTCCCCGAGGCCTTCGCCGTCACCCGGGAGATGGCCGCCCGCAAGGTCGGCGAGCGCCCCTATGACGTCCAGCTCATGGGCGGTATCGTCCTCCACGAAGGCCGCATCGCCGAGATGCGCACCGGCGAAGGCAAAACCCTCACCGCCGTCGCCCCCGTCTACCTGAACGCCCTCCTCGGCCGCGGTGTCCACGTCGTCACCGTCAACGACTACCTCGCCCGCCGCGATGCCGCCTGGTACGGCCCCGTCTACCACGCTCTCGGCATGTCCGTCGGCGTCATCCAGAACGCCGGCATCTCCTTCATGTACGAACCGGGCTACGAGCCCGAAACCGAAGGCCCAGCAACCGGCTACAAAGACCTCCGCCCGGCCACCCGTAAAGAGGTCTACCAGGCCGATATCACCTACGGCACCAACAACGAGTTCGGCTTCGACTACCTCCGCGACAACATGGTGCGCGAATGGGAAGACAAAGCCCAGCGCGACCTCTACTTCGCCATCGTCGACGAAGTCGACAACATCCTCATCGACGAAGCCCGCACCCCGCTCATCATCAGCGGCCAGGCCGAAGAAGCCAGCGCCACCTACATCAAGTTCGCCCGCGCCGTCAAAGGCCTCCGCGAAGAGATCGACTACGTCATCGACCACAAGGCGAAGCACGTCGCCCTCACCGAAGAGGGCATCGAACGCGTCGAACGCGCCCTCGGCATCCGCAACATCTTCGAAGGCGACCCCCGCCTGGCCCGCCACCTCGAAGCCGCCCTCGATGCCGAGTACCTCAAGCGCATCGACCGCGACTACGTCGTCCGCGACGGCGAAGTCATCATCGTCGACGAGTTCACCGGCCGCCTCATGCCCGGCCGCCGCTGGAGCCACGGCATCCACCAGGCCGTCGAAGCCAAAGAAGGCGTGCCCATCCAGCGCGAATCGATCACCTACGCCACCATCACCTTCCAGAACCTCTTCCGCCTCTACGAGAAGCTCGCCGGCATGACCGGCACCGCCGAAACCGAAGCCGAAGAGTTCCACAAAATCTACGGGCTCGACGTCGTGGTCATCCCCACCCACCGCCCGATGATCCGCGTCGACCACCCCGACGTCGTCTACATCAACGAGCGCGCCAAGTTCAACGCCGTCGTCAACGAAATCGAGGAGATGCACCGCATCGGCCGGCCCGTCCTCGTCGGCACCACCTCGATCGAAAAATCCGAATACCTCTCCAGCCTCCTGGCCCGGCGGGGCATCCCCCACCAGGTCCTCAACGCCAAGCACCACGAACGCGAAGCCCTGATCGTTGCCCAGGCAGGGCAGCGCGGCGCCGTCACCATCGCCACCAACATGGCCGGCCGCGGCACCGACATCAAGCTCGGCCCAGGCGTCGCCGAGCTCGGCGGCCTCCACGTCATCGGCACCGAGCGCCACGAATCCCGCCGCATCGATAACCAGCTCCGCGGCCGCGCCGGCCGCCAGGGCGACCCCGGCTCCTCTCGCTTCTTCGTTTCCTTCGGCGACGACATCATGAAGCGCTTCGCCCCCGACTGGGTCCCCGGCATGATGCAGAAGCTCGGCATGACCGAGGACATGCCCCTCGAATCGCGCATGGTCACCCGCGCCATCGAGCAGGCCCAGCAGAAGGTCGAAGGCCACAACTTCGATATCCGCAAGCGCCTCGTCGAGTTCGACGACGTCATCAACGAACACCGCAAGCAGATCTACAGCCAGCGCGACAAGATCCTCCGCGGCGTCGATACCCGCGCCAACGTCCTCGAGGAGATGCTCTTCCGCGAAATCGAGCGCATCACCGAGAACGTCAATCCCGACGACTTCGAATCGCTCGAACTCGCCCACGCCGAGCTCCGCGAAATCTTCCTCCCCGAAGACCTGCCCACCATCGAAGAGATGGCCGAGCTCCGCGACGAGCTCACCGACGAGCTGCTCGACCGCGCCGAAGACCGCTACGAGCAGATGGAGGCCGCCATCGGCCCCGAAAACATGCGCAAGGTCGAGCACTGGCTCCTCCTTGAAGCCATCGATACCCACTGGCGCGAACACCTCACCGCCATCGAAGAACTCCGCCAGAGCATCGGCCTCCAGGCCTACGCCCAGGTCGACCCCCTCGTCGCCTTCAAGCGCGAGGGCCACGATATGTACCAGCAGCTCGTCCAGAACATCCGCCGCCAGGTCGCCCGCACCATCTTCAAGGTCCGGGTTGTCCAGCAGCCAGCGCCCCAGCCCGCACCCGCCCCCGTCGGCGACGGCGCTGCCGCCCCGGCGCCGGCGCAAAAGGCCGCGCCCATCCTCGCGAAGGCCAGCGGTCCCAGCCCCGAGGAGATCCGCCGGCTCGGCGCAGCGCCTCAGGCCGGCGGCAAGGGCTCCAGCGCCGCGAAACGGCGGAAGCTGATCCGCTGA
- a CDS encoding PIG-L deacetylase family protein → MSKDKQKKQKAKHRQPGAGSSAPPQPEPLPPIQGPARAMVIMAHPDDADFLCAGTVAKWCAEGWEVIYVVVTSGDKGTHDPTMHPEKLAAIREEEQREACRVLGVKECIFLGYPDGFTSESAELRGQIVRLLRLYRPDVVITWDAFRGTFNHRDHRNVGQATMDAIYPIVRDRLFYQHHEHEGLESHQVNEVLLAGADKPDYSVDITDYWEKKVEAILCHTSQLGGRTKEDFLRERAEREKREPGKPIEERFRRWSIRRPMRQPQAAAPAEPRPKPQRTAAG, encoded by the coding sequence ATGAGCAAAGACAAACAGAAGAAGCAGAAAGCCAAGCACCGGCAGCCCGGGGCCGGCTCCTCCGCGCCGCCCCAGCCCGAGCCCCTCCCGCCCATCCAGGGCCCCGCCCGCGCCATGGTCATCATGGCCCACCCAGATGACGCCGACTTCCTCTGCGCCGGCACCGTCGCGAAATGGTGCGCCGAAGGGTGGGAGGTGATCTACGTCGTTGTCACCAGCGGCGACAAAGGCACCCACGACCCGACCATGCACCCCGAAAAGCTCGCCGCCATCCGCGAAGAAGAGCAGCGCGAAGCCTGCCGCGTCCTCGGCGTCAAAGAGTGCATCTTCCTCGGCTACCCCGATGGCTTCACCTCCGAAAGCGCCGAACTCCGCGGCCAGATCGTCCGCCTCCTCCGCCTCTACCGGCCCGATGTCGTCATCACCTGGGACGCCTTCCGCGGCACCTTCAACCACCGCGACCACCGCAACGTTGGCCAGGCCACCATGGACGCCATCTACCCCATCGTCCGCGACCGCCTCTTCTACCAGCACCACGAGCACGAAGGCCTCGAAAGCCACCAGGTCAACGAAGTCCTCCTCGCCGGCGCCGATAAGCCCGACTACAGCGTCGACATTACCGACTACTGGGAGAAAAAGGTCGAGGCGATCCTCTGCCACACCAGCCAGCTCGGCGGCCGCACAAAGGAGGACTTCCTCCGCGAGCGGGCCGAGCGCGAAAAGCGCGAACCCGGCAAACCGATCGAAGAGCGCTTCCGCCGGTGGAGCATCCGCCGGCCCATGCGCCAGCCGCAGGCAGCAGCCCCGGCCGAGCCCCGCCCGAAGCCGCAGCGTACCGCCGCCGGCTAA
- the nuoL gene encoding NADH-quinone oxidoreductase subunit L, giving the protein MGAEQAWVLAAIPAGVFLVLALFGRALPRGGDYLGIAAIASSFVLFFVVLADFLDTPGKIGPVVNDIEWSSIGETFTLRMGIFIDPITIVMFGVITTVALMVNIFSLGYMKGEPRYFWFYAVLQLFAASMLLLVMADNLLLLYISWELVGVCSFLLIGFYWEKRSATEAAKKAFVTTRIGDVGLLIGIILLWKEGGTFNIQELIHLAEEGHFSQPYLFTALAFIFLGCMGKSAQVPFHVWLPDAMEGPTPVSALIHAATMVVAGVYLTARLLPMFEVADGMLLAVTIVGLVTALLTGFIALAQTDIKKVLAYSTVGQLGFMFVALGAGEPAVAMFHLMTHAFFKALLFLGAGSVIIGTHHNQEMDRLGGLWKKMPITGTTFLIGSLALAGVPPLAGFWSKDEIFVVLEHKWGAWAVILLGISAVTTAFYTTRLFIRTFMGRPADPHVYEHTRETPPVMTGPLVFLAFLAVTSGFVVFQDVGKALGFPGGITEFIFLPEHGPHVYKLKWGFAAASVAMAVTGIFAAAWMYWGNDLRRSTALANWQPRLYDMLRSKFYFDELYQGMIDRGVLGFSYIVSWFDRYVVNDTGVDGSAQITGFTGGVLKYIQTGRVPNYAMAVALGVIGLALAGLAVRG; this is encoded by the coding sequence ATGGGAGCTGAACAGGCCTGGGTGCTCGCCGCTATCCCGGCGGGCGTGTTTCTGGTGCTCGCACTCTTCGGGCGCGCCCTGCCGCGCGGGGGCGACTACCTCGGCATCGCCGCCATCGCCTCGTCCTTCGTCCTCTTCTTCGTCGTCCTCGCCGACTTCCTCGATACCCCCGGCAAAATCGGCCCCGTCGTCAACGATATCGAATGGTCCTCCATCGGGGAGACCTTCACCCTCCGCATGGGCATCTTCATCGACCCCATCACCATCGTCATGTTCGGGGTCATCACCACCGTCGCCCTCATGGTCAACATCTTCTCCCTCGGCTACATGAAGGGAGAGCCCCGCTACTTCTGGTTCTACGCCGTCCTCCAGCTCTTCGCGGCCTCAATGCTCCTCCTGGTCATGGCCGATAACCTCCTCCTCCTCTACATCTCCTGGGAGCTCGTCGGCGTCTGCTCCTTCCTCCTCATCGGCTTCTACTGGGAAAAGCGCTCCGCCACCGAGGCCGCCAAGAAAGCGTTCGTCACTACCCGCATCGGCGATGTCGGCCTCCTCATCGGCATCATCCTCCTCTGGAAAGAAGGCGGCACCTTCAACATCCAGGAGCTCATCCACCTCGCCGAAGAGGGGCACTTCAGCCAGCCGTACCTCTTTACTGCCCTCGCCTTCATCTTCCTTGGCTGCATGGGCAAGAGCGCCCAGGTCCCCTTCCACGTCTGGCTCCCCGACGCCATGGAAGGCCCCACCCCCGTCTCCGCCCTCATCCACGCTGCCACCATGGTCGTCGCCGGCGTCTACCTCACCGCCCGGCTCCTGCCCATGTTCGAAGTCGCCGACGGCATGCTCCTGGCGGTCACCATCGTCGGCCTCGTCACCGCCCTCCTCACCGGCTTCATCGCCCTCGCCCAGACCGATATCAAAAAGGTCCTCGCCTACTCCACGGTCGGCCAGCTCGGCTTCATGTTCGTTGCCCTCGGCGCCGGCGAACCGGCTGTCGCCATGTTCCACCTCATGACCCATGCCTTCTTCAAGGCCCTCCTCTTCCTCGGCGCCGGCTCTGTCATCATCGGCACCCACCACAACCAGGAGATGGACCGCCTCGGCGGCCTCTGGAAGAAGATGCCGATCACCGGCACCACCTTCCTCATCGGCTCGCTCGCACTCGCCGGCGTCCCGCCGCTCGCCGGCTTCTGGTCCAAAGACGAAATCTTCGTCGTCCTCGAACATAAATGGGGCGCCTGGGCCGTCATCCTCCTCGGCATCAGCGCCGTAACGACCGCCTTCTACACCACCCGGCTCTTCATCCGCACCTTCATGGGCCGCCCCGCCGACCCGCACGTCTACGAACACACCCGCGAAACGCCGCCGGTCATGACGGGCCCCCTCGTCTTCCTCGCGTTCCTCGCGGTCACCAGCGGCTTCGTCGTCTTCCAGGATGTCGGCAAGGCCCTCGGCTTCCCCGGCGGAATCACCGAGTTCATCTTCCTGCCCGAGCACGGCCCCCACGTCTACAAGCTCAAGTGGGGCTTCGCTGCCGCCTCTGTCGCGATGGCCGTCACCGGCATCTTCGCCGCCGCCTGGATGTACTGGGGCAACGACCTCCGCCGCTCCACCGCCCTCGCGAACTGGCAGCCCCGCCTCTACGACATGCTCCGCAGCAAGTTCTACTTCGATGAGCTCTACCAGGGCATGATCGACCGCGGCGTCCTCGGCTTCAGCTACATCGTCTCCTGGTTCGACCGCTACGTCGTCAACGACACCGGTGTCGATGGCTCGGCGCAAATCACCGGGTTCACCGGCGGTGTTCTCAAATACATCCAGACCGGACGCGTCCCCAACTACGCTATGGCCGTCGCCCTCGGCGTGATCGGGCTCGCGCTCGCCGGCCTGGCGGTGAGGGGCTAA
- the nuoK gene encoding NADH-quinone oxidoreductase subunit NuoK codes for MVPLENYLALSAVMFALGVYGVLARRNAVLILMSVELMLNAVNLNFVAFAAYLDPGRIVGAIFAVFIITVAAAEVGLALAIVIRLFRNRATANVDEAATMKW; via the coding sequence ATGGTACCGCTGGAAAACTACCTCGCCCTCAGCGCTGTCATGTTCGCCCTCGGCGTCTACGGCGTCCTCGCACGCCGCAACGCCGTGCTCATCCTCATGAGCGTCGAACTGATGCTCAACGCGGTGAACCTCAACTTCGTTGCGTTCGCCGCCTACCTCGACCCTGGTCGAATCGTCGGCGCCATCTTCGCCGTCTTCATCATCACCGTCGCCGCTGCCGAAGTCGGCCTCGCGCTCGCCATCGTCATCCGGCTCTTCCGGAACCGCGCGACCGCCAACGTCGACGAAGCAGCAACCATGAAGTGGTAA